One region of Turicibacter bilis genomic DNA includes:
- the pstB gene encoding phosphate ABC transporter ATP-binding protein PstB has translation MQPKFNVTDLNLFYGNFQALHHINIEIPERKVTAFIGPSGCGKSTFLRTLNRMNDLIETVKITGNVTLDGDDIYSDIDVMKLRTRVGMVFQKPNPFPMSIYDNIAYGPRCQGVKDKKKLDEIVENSLRGAALWDEVKDRLNKSAMGLSGGQQQRLCIARAIAMEPEVILMDEPTSALDPIATQKVEELMEQLKEKYTIVIVTHSMQQAARISDKTAFFLMGELIEFDDTDKIFTNPKDKRTEDYITGRFG, from the coding sequence ATGCAACCTAAATTTAACGTTACAGATTTAAACTTATTTTATGGAAACTTCCAAGCCTTACACCACATCAATATCGAAATTCCAGAACGCAAAGTAACAGCATTCATTGGGCCATCTGGATGTGGGAAATCTACATTCTTACGGACCTTAAATCGTATGAACGACTTAATCGAAACAGTCAAAATCACAGGAAACGTGACACTTGATGGAGATGACATCTACTCAGACATCGACGTCATGAAACTTCGTACACGTGTCGGAATGGTCTTCCAAAAACCAAATCCATTCCCAATGAGCATTTATGATAACATCGCTTATGGACCACGTTGCCAAGGAGTTAAAGATAAGAAAAAACTAGATGAAATTGTTGAAAATTCACTTCGTGGGGCAGCGTTATGGGATGAAGTTAAAGATCGCTTAAATAAATCGGCCATGGGATTATCAGGAGGGCAGCAACAACGTTTATGTATCGCCCGTGCCATCGCCATGGAACCAGAAGTTATCCTTATGGATGAGCCAACATCAGCCTTAGACCCAATTGCAACTCAAAAAGTTGAAGAATTGATGGAACAGTTAAAAGAAAAATACACAATCGTTATCGTTACTCACTCAATGCAACAAGCGGCACGTATCTCAGATAAAACAGCCTTCTTCTTAATGGGAGAATTAATTGAATTTGATGATACAGATAAAATCTTTACTAATCCAAAAGATAAACGTACAGAAGATTACATCACTGGACGCTTTGGATAA